A segment of the Candidatus Nitrososphaera gargensis Ga9.2 genome:
CTGCAGCAGCTGTCGGGTTCCCTGCACAGTGACCTTATCATATAGGGGGCTAGCTGCACCTGAGAAATCATCATAGGCCGCAAGGTGAATTACGGAAGCAATGCGGTCACCGTGAAGGTCCCGTATGGCCTGCAGTCCACGGCGCAAACTTTTTTCTTTGGTCAAGTCAACATGCAAACATTCCGCACTTGGCGAAGGATATGATGGTGCTTTGCGGTCAAAGCCGACTACATTGTAAGATGGTTGTTGATGTTGCTCCTCCGCCAACCTCTTTGCCACGGGGTAGCCAATCCCGCCGCTAGTACCAGTAACCAGTATCGTTTCTTTTTTCTGTTCGCTCATCTTCCACTTGCCCTTTTCCGCCGGCAATTATATTATCATTATC
Coding sequences within it:
- a CDS encoding NAD-dependent epimerase/dehydratase family protein, with protein sequence MSEQKKETILVTGTSGGIGYPVAKRLAEEQHQQPSYNVVGFDRKAPSYPSPSAECLHVDLTKEKSLRRGLQAIRDLHGDRIASVIHLAAYDDFSGAASPLYDKVTVQGTRQLLQLLQEEDFNVEQFIFCPGSRSLYTMSSYQRRLAA